The Imtechella halotolerans DNA window ACAGGGAACTTCTGATCACGCTGAATAACCATGTTATTTGTAAAAAAAGGTGGCAGAGATATTTGGGCAGTTGCAATTACTCCAAGAAAAAAAAGTAAAATGGTAAAGATGTATGTTTTCATTATTTTTAAATTAAAAAAATCAATAGATAGGGTGTTATTATTGCTGTAATTAGTCCGTTTAAACACATTGCTAATCCACTAAAAATACCTGATTCTGGACTACTTTCTATTGCTTTTGCAGTCCCTATTCCATGCGCGGAAACTCCCATTGCTACGCCTTGAGCTGCTAAATCTTTTATACCCATTTTGTTCATAAAGTGTAGTCCAGTTACATTTCCTAAAATTCCCGTAATAATAACAACAGGGACAATGATTTCAGGCAATCCTCCAATATCCTTTGTCACTTCCAAAGCAATAGGTGTTGTGACTGATTTTGCAACAACTGATTTTAAGATATCATGTGGAATTTCAAATAATAGAATGATAGTTGAAACACTTATTATTGAAATAAATGACCCAACTAAGACAGCGACTAAAAAAGGAATAAGTTGTTTTTTAATCGCTGGTAAATATTGGTGGAAGTAGGCTCCCAAGGCAACTACTGAAGGACCTAACATAAAGGTGAAAATTTCGTTGTCTTTTAGATAATCTTCGTACGGATAGCTAGATAGACTTAAGATTACCATAATTAAGGTACATGCTGTTAGAACGGGGTTTAGGATTGGTCTATTCCATTTTGTTTTTAGTCTTAAAGCTATCCAATAGATGGCAAGGGTTAAGGTTATCCAAAGTAACGGGTTTTGTATGCTAAAATTCATATGACACCATTTTACCCCTCCTAGGGGAAGGTTTACAATGTATTCAACTTTTTTTCATTCGTTTAAAAACTAGAGCGACTATAAACATAGTTAGATAAGTACTAACAATAATCCCAATCATTAGTGGAAGTATATATGGTTTGATTTTGGGAATAAAAACCATAATTCCAACTCCAAATGGTATAAAAAAGAGGATAAGATGTTTTAAGAGAAATTCACTTGATCTATTTACCGATTCTATTTTTACAATTTTGAATTGTAATGCACAAAATAGAAGCAACATACCCACAATACTTCCTGACAGAGGAATGTTAAAAATATACTTAAGTAACTCTCCTAGAAACCAAAAGAATAATAAATATGTAAAAGATGGAAGCATTTATTTGAATATTACGGATGTATAAAGTTAAGACCTTCAGTTAAAAGCGGAGCAAAAGTAAACATCCAATTTTGATAGTCAGTGGTTCCCGGTATTTTGATTAACACAGTGTTAGTTCCCTTTGAAAGAGAAATGGCTACTGGTGGACGTGTCCAATACAATTCTTCAATTCTCCAAGGAATTTCTTGATCTTCTTTTGAACCCCATCCTTTAGTTTTTGAAGGTTTCCACCCTGGGTTTTCCCAATTAGGTGCAGGTAGTTTCTTCCCATTTATCCATATTTCTCCTCCACTGCTATCCCAACTTCCTTCCTTTGGAATTCCGTTATAGACTCTGTTAGCTCTATGGGGTGTTTCAAACCCGATCCAGAAAGGGACTATTTTATCCGTATCAGATTCGATTTTGGCAATTGCGTAGTACGTTTCTCCTGG harbors:
- a CDS encoding CidA/LrgA family protein; this encodes MLPSFTYLLFFWFLGELLKYIFNIPLSGSIVGMLLLFCALQFKIVKIESVNRSSEFLLKHLILFFIPFGVGIMVFIPKIKPYILPLMIGIIVSTYLTMFIVALVFKRMKKS
- a CDS encoding LrgB family protein; protein product: MNFSIQNPLLWITLTLAIYWIALRLKTKWNRPILNPVLTACTLIMVILSLSSYPYEDYLKDNEIFTFMLGPSVVALGAYFHQYLPAIKKQLIPFLVAVLVGSFISIISVSTIILLFEIPHDILKSVVAKSVTTPIALEVTKDIGGLPEIIVPVVIITGILGNVTGLHFMNKMGIKDLAAQGVAMGVSAHGIGTAKAIESSPESGIFSGLAMCLNGLITAIITPYLLIFLI